In a single window of the Tribolium castaneum strain GA2 chromosome 8, icTriCast1.1, whole genome shotgun sequence genome:
- the LOC660934 gene encoding uncharacterized protein LOC660934 codes for MALKLRKDIKKSSYYVWFLGAKESKGLRGSEYVLPVIKHLEAREKDIEPFKVTLQVSHKGLKIVQNVVSQKGTKPKNETIKHFIPHNTITCVYQHEDVIACILLLFNPVTKCPLHVHAYRCDSLETATLLKQQLQTLIERPENQKKFAEIEGRLKGAKEGRKGESSVGSDTGTSTRESESSEERYTVETTRVTTLYDSVAAELREKLAKNNVPILLPPRDYDTVHRQKGNLTGIELRRCLNANIVGQNAKGRRLESSGGSSGIGSDHPPSPDSPDAPDTRFNTLDNQSTSDEDWNGDPADSTLYLMHAPPQVTLPRPNREKSPDSPRYYNQSKPTPRDIAKYLEKPISKYVERHEKPMKYFDDDGFDENLRYRNRPRYDFPPVPKTRQRIDPHYYPQRSPSPVETSPRDRFKDAKEKFLSMEKERLTREPPISPIKRHESMMYAPKPAPRHASERDAPIGRYRNDKYDPKRRSMFSLIEEEHRKNSNEIAREIKRRSYMDDDVRDTNYNLSKSTVELNQKGGYRHSYAEPKLRVEKGGGKKHFEMLHRTNSVTNNGRVGIASVHPY; via the exons atggccctAAAACTGCGCAAAGACATCAAAAAATCCTCCTACTACGTTTGGTTTCTCGGTGCCAAAGAGTCCAAAGGCCTCCGAGGCTCCGAATACGTCCTTCCCGTCATCAAGCACCTGGAGGCGCGCGAAAAGGACATCGAGCCCTTCAAGGTCACCCTCCAAGTCTCGCACAAAGGCCTCAAAATCGTCCAAAATGTCGTCTCCCAAAAGGGCACCAAACCCAAGAACGAAACCATCAAACATTTCATCCCCCACAACACTATAACGTGTGTCTACCAGCACGAGGACGTGATTGCGTGTATTTTGCTGCTTTTCAATCCAGTGACCAAGTGTCCCTTGCACGTGCACGCCTACAGATGTGACAGTTTGGAGACGGCAACTTTGTTAAAACAGCAACTTCAGACTTTGATCGAAAGGCCGGAAAATCAGAAGAAGTTTGCGGAGATTGAGGGGCGGCTGAAGGGGGCGAAGGAGGGGCGGAAGGGGGAGTCCTCGGTGGGGAGCGACACCGGCACCAGCACAAGGGAGAGTGAGTCGAGTgaagaaag atataCTGTTGAAACAACCCGAGTTACAACCCTTTACGACTCAGTGGCGGCGGAACTGCGCGAAAAACTGGCCAAAAACAACGTCCCGATCCTTCTGCCCCCGCGCGACTACGACACTGTGCACCGCCAAAAGGGCAATTTGACGGGAATTGAGTTGAGGCGGTGTCTCAACGCAAATATCGTCGGTCAAAATGCCAAAGGACGACGGCTGGAAAGCAGTGGCGGCAGCTCAGGGATTGGGTCAGATCACCCCCCAAGTCCTGATTCTCCCGACGCCCCTGACACCAGATTCAATACTTTGGATAATCAAAGCACGAGCG ATGAAGATTGGAACGGGGACCCGGCTGACTCCACCCTCTACCTAATGCACGCCCCGCCCCAAGTGACCTTGCCCCGCCCCAATCGCGAGAAATCCCCCGACTCGCCTCGCTACTACAACCAATCAAAACCCACCCCACGTGACATCGCCAAATACCTCGAAAAACCAATCTCAAAATACGTGGAACGTCACGAAAAACCAATGAAATACTTCGACGACGACGGCTTTGACGAAAACTTACG ttacagGAACCGCCCCCGTTACGACTTCCCCCCAGTACCGAAAACACGCCAACGAATCGATCCCCACTACTACCCCCAGCGTAGCCCCTCCCCTGTGGAAACCTCCCCACGTGACCGCTTCAAGGACGCTAAAGAAAAATTCCTGTCAATGGAAAAAGAGCGTTTGACACGCGAACCGCCCATTTCGCCAATCAAACGCCACGAAAGCATGATGTACGCACCTAAGCCCGCCCCTCGCCACGCCTCCGAACGCGACGCGCCAATCGGCCGCTACCGAAACGACAAATACGACCCGAAAAGGCGGTCCATGTTTAGCTTGATCGAGGAGGAGCATCGGAAAAACTCCAATGAGATTGCGCGCGAGATCAAGAGGCGGAGCTACATGGACGATGACGTCAGAGACACGAATTATAATTTGTCGAAAAGCACAGTCGAGTTGAATCAAAAGGGCGGGTATAGGCATAGTTACGCTGAACCGAAATTAAGGGTGGAGAAGGGTGGGGGTAAGAAACACTTCGAGATGTTGCACAGAACCAATAGCGTCACGAATAATGGGAGGGTGGGGATTGCAAGTGTGCATCCCTATTAA
- the LOC660880 gene encoding uncharacterized protein LOC660880 → MPQATLLLREETSSSLSTLVEKSQHRKPPLPSYDLALTPTHFSLTPLPRPETDEGFESDTLSLVSSDGSYETKTTETDSANGSSTSDSDTETPEATRAQHHNLVDCVCYTDVKVPDVLIFIIKSETLVFKFDNLDALTRFYSNFTAVKAVANQKAYSKSGAKFNLLERTDNNGVTHIEITPLRKVWSSADDLLSPRRPERRKKGRAPPPPPTTSDVLRGEYVRVNVSTAKDRDFIVKSQHNEKKPPVKLALFRPVKTDSLMKQRSRSETRCFTPMAYRYIDTAPAYSPMGNRLFGLSSKLRDFGEPIKECRWNNMAELGYTKEGNLKSVIKKEESKKKNEKKVTFSAYTTVQVV, encoded by the coding sequence ATGCCCCAGGCCACTCTGCTTCTTAGAGAAGAAACCTCTTCATCTCTGTCCACTTTAGTCGAAAAATCGCAACACCGCAAACCCCCCCTCCCTTCATACGACCTCGCCCTCACCCCCACCCACTTCTCCCTTACGCCCCTCCCCCGTCCGGAAACAGACGAAGGCTTCGAATCGGACACTCTTTCCCTAGTTTCAAGTGATGGAAGTTACGAAACGAAAACGACCGAAACGGACAGCGCTAACGGTTCGTCAACGTCCGACAGCGACACGGAAACGCCCGAAGCCACACGAGCCCAACACCACAATCTAGTCGACTGTGTTTGCTACACGGATGTCAAAGTCCCCgatgttttgatttttatcaTTAAGAGTGAAACTCTCGTCTTCAAGTTTGACAATTTGGACGCTTTGACGCGATTTTATTCGAATTTTACCGCCGTTAAGGCTGTGGCCAATCAGAAGGCTTATAGCAAAAGTGGCGCCAAATTCAATTTGTTGGAACGGACGGACAACAACGGCGTTACGCACATTGAGATCACGCCCTTGAGGAAGGTGTGGTCGTCGGCTGATGATTTGTTGTCGCCTAGGCGACCAGAGAGGCGCAAGAAAGGGCGGGCGCCGCCCCCTCCCCCCACCACGTCCGATGTGCTGAGAGGGGAGTATGTTAGGGTTAATGTAAGCACGGCCAAAGATAGggattttattgttaaaagtcaACACAATGAGAAGAAACCGCCGGTTAAGTTGGCGCTGTTCCGCCCGGTTAAAACCGATTCCCTGATGAAGCAACGCAGTAGGAGCGAAACGAGGTGTTTCACGCCTATGGCCTATAGGTACATTGATACGGCCCCCGCCTACTCCCCGATGGGGAACAGGCTGTTTGGGTTGTCGTCAAAATTGAGGGATTTTGGGGAACCGATCAAAGAGTGCCGGTGGAACAATATGGCGGAGTTGGGTTACACGAAAgagggaaatttaaaaagtgtgATTAAGAAGGAGGAAAGTAAGAAGAAGAATGAGAAGAAAGTTACTTTTAGTGCCTACACAACCGTGCAGGTTGTCTGA
- the LOC103313326 gene encoding uncharacterized protein LOC103313326, producing the protein MDPENKPKTNEKLDSTLKKFLSAQPFDSDDITESAKQIFQELNQNYDHFKLVTISDDLDEILPKKRDPKTPIYAILEKLKQRWVVLCLWGDKAYYKDSSGEKIPHRIEKKFDTLTIFENFDQDHDADAVENYGPFSLRNLQILLKLGQEIGEKFPSQKFCQLADVDEEKVNIIVKNGQEFAQKNDFKNALRQFIETLPLDLGARMLKYKQILEEELDKDETLVDHERIKLARLEYLTDENVTKLQENYKVNDSSVEIEVVKQFPEEMDKLGQIFATLDHITDQKLRENALEQLAILLNLDANKLKSFYASKGPKTPLKKPQLTLDDISKIVDNLPKLDKTTKDAETTPFDQLLDQVTLGQDLTPSSPAQFTPNKSQLEQNYYQVKEKYQLWRGSTLHDINTWARSQKGKPGNFCEIVAVCDRVFALLTGGHRLRDTQILAVLLFNDVEKRGRLCQVQTGEGKTTIVSILAVVGALQGHLIDVVTTSPVLASDGVDKNRDFYAVFGLTVGTTDTPGGYTADVLYGSIASFQFDYLRESFEGLNVRNDRRFGLVILDEVDSLLVDNGGHIAKIATPYPGMESLRYVFIKIWAELAKAEERFIEENQSKLESIVTNDSAEQLFDEFWAQDERQVIRDLIKSAMPATSPLIPQHLSHYVARNLDDWIESALVAKYDCHELEQYRIVNGVVTPVDNLNTGVTLTNTVWSKGLQQFLQLKHNLHLTCSTLSSIFISNFGYIQKYAKIFGVTGTLGSTTEQDLLSHVYNVTFAKIPTHKPKSFTEEPPIVTKDNSWDLEVTSEIMRKIDEKRAVLVIFATERDLNTVGRNLEIIRHDDFEIRYIRHEGEVKDASLVVKASSVVLATNLAGRGCDFKTDQSVEERGGLHVIVAFLPANQRVEDQAFGRTSRNGNRGSGQLIVRESEASGGGLKQTRDLQERGRLKHVRDVLIKEIVFKEDLIGRFADLYLKLKRAKVLEGEFCYFLQDLKEFWAFWLDSRNFHMITQSVDEVFGEFLGEAEYIIKGEVKHNPFYSIALADHYLENNKKAKARSELLKVVSSGANHTELLAGAHLKMFELAIASGNQTWHKIRKALAKVLFIDVQKNTLYKKNALKQLGHANAAITTEIDFIESWLQSPDFERILPKDNFLKQVNSRLYCLKIQKGNIEELVKQIEEAGDDGVDFGGKAQSTVGNYRKMDKSSKEIVGETELSELQAVGIDALYTLRTVKDVPDYVIHAAQGQIGAGIAALAAGLFFPPIFPIMSPLGVTLISEGIIDIVFALFEDNPEFKDFMKGKAVSYGIALVTFGLSAIAQSIKIITKALSFFRKLATFLRKSSYLKGLSAKLAKVVDKLANKMERLLDVAKFNKLTRSQQLSQLKELQKSGKAFDHLGGLSKLQSLEKLQKLGKLKELTRSQLLVQFAKEVAWKTAEEGGKRLLEKFVIKPFLGRLYGDVIEKIKAFLVKSLKQSIQDNANLREKLRTTDKKQIDETLERFIKEDVVIEKLRDYLFDSLGKFKSTKFHVLIHGVKMAVNVGKMVHICTKFAANLEKQLKGGDADNNVDKIIDKICTKLVDEVLTICWDVLKDNVKFVWKHKDVFASKPTDLVLKPAEKTGNSWKVFGLEPGASLDEVKTHYRKMALVLHPDKNLNDPTATEKFQEFQNAYEDILKTF; encoded by the exons atggaTCCAGAAAACAAGCCAAAAACCAACGAAAAACTTGACTCAACTCTCAAAAAATTCCTCTCGGCTCAACCTTTCGACTCAGACGACATCACCGAATCCGCCAAACAAATCTTCCAAGAATTGAACCAAAACTACGACCACTTCAAACTAGTGACAATCTCCGACGATTTGGACGAAATTCTCCCAAAAAAACGCGACCCCAAAACCCCAATTTAcgcaattttggaaaaattgaaacaacGATGGGTCGTTTTGTGCCTTTGGGGGGACAAAGCCTACTACAAGGACTCATCAGGCGAAAAAATTCCCCatcgaattgaaaaaaaattcgacactttgacaattttcgaaaattttgaccaagACCACGACGCTGACGCGGTAGAGAATTACGGGCCTTTCAGTCTTCggaatttacaaattttgctAAAGTTGGGCCAAGAAATCGGCGAAAAATTCCCaagccaaaaattttgccaattGGCTGATGTTGACGAAGAGAAAGTCAatataattgtcaaaaatgggcaagaatttgctcaaaaaaatgattttaaaaacgCCCTACGACAGTTTATTGAGACACTACCGCTAGATTTGGGGGCACGTATGCTAAAGTACAAGCAAATCCTTGAGGAAGAGCTGGATAAGGACGAAACTTTGGTTGACCACGAGCGGATCAAGTTGGCTCGTCTGGAGTACCTAACCGACGAAAATGTCACTAAATTGcaagaaaattacaaagtcaATGATTCAAGTGTTGAAATCGAAGTCGTCAAACAATTTCCGGAGGAAATGGACAAGTTGGGCCAAATTTTTGCAACTCTTGACCACATCACTGATCAGAAACTGCGTGAAAACGCATTAGAACAGCTCGCGATTTTGCTAAATTTAGACGCCAACAAGCTCAAGTCATTTTATGCGTCCAAAGGCCCGAAAACGCCACTCAAAAAACCGCAACTAACCCTTGACGATATCAGCAAAATTGTCGACAATTTGCCAAAACTTGACAAAACGACCAAGGACGCGGAAACCACCCCCTTTGACCAACTTTTGGATCAAGTGACCCTTGGCCAAGACCTGACCCCTTCATCCCCCGCCCAGTTCACCCCCAACAAGAGTCAACTCGAACAAAACTACTACCAGGTCAAGGAAAAATACCAACTTTGGCGAGGTAGCACTTTACACGACATTAACACTTGGGCTAGGAGTCAAAAGGGCAAACCTGgcaatttttgcgaaattgtgGCGGTTTGTGACCGCGTTTTCGCCCTTTTGACAGGTGGGCACCGCCTACGTGATACCCAGATTTTGGCCGTTTTGCTCTTCAATGACGTTGAAAAACGCGGTCGCCTGTGCCAGGTCCAAACAGGTGAAGGCAAAACAACAATAGTGTCAATTCTGGCAGTTGTGGGGGCCTTGCAGGGCCACTTGATTGACGTGGTCACCACTAGTCCAGTGTTGGCAAGTGATGGTGTTGACAAAAATCGGGATTTTTACGCCGTTTTTGGGCTCACGGTTGGCACCACTGACACGCCGGGTGGCTACACTGCCGATGTGCTGTACGGGAGTATTGCCAGTTTCCAGTTTGATTATTTGAGGGAAAGTTTTGAGGGGTTAAATGTTCGAAATGATCGGCGGTTTGGTCTAGTTATCTTGGACGAGGTTGATAGTCTTTTGGTTGACAATGGCGGACATATTGCCAAAATTGCAACCCCGTACCCGGGAATGGAGAGTCTAAGGTacgtttttatcaaaatttgggCTGAGTTGGCCAAGGCTGAGGAACGTTTTATTGAGGAAAACCAGTCAAAACTAGAGTCAATTGTGACAAATGACAGTGCGGAGCAATTGTTTGACGAGTTTTGGGCGCAAGACGAACGCCAAGTCATTCGGGACCTAATCAAGAGTGCCATGCCGGCAACCAGCCCACTAATCCCCCAGCACTTGTCACACTATGTTGCGCGCAATTTGGACGATTGGATCGAGAGTGCCTTGGTCGCCAAGTACGATTGTCACGAGTTGGAACAATATCGCATCGTCAACGGTGTTGTGACTCCTGTTGACAACCTAAACACCGGCGTGACCTTGACTAATACAGTGTGGTCCAAAGGACTCCAACAGTTCCTCCAATTGAAGCACAATCTTCATCTGACCTGTTCTACCCTAAGTAGCATCTTTATTTCCAACTTTGGTTACATCCAGAAGTATGCCAAAATTTTTGGGGTCACTGGAACCTTGGGCTCCACCACCGAGCAAGACCTGCTATCCCACGTCTATAATGTCACTTTTGCCAAAATACCAACCCACAAACCCAAAAGCTTCACCGAAGAACCGCCAATTGTCACAAAAGACAATAGTTGGGATTTGGAAGTAACGTCCGAAATCATGCGAAAAATTGACGAAAAGCGGGCcgttttggtgatttttgccACCGAACGTGACCTTAACACCGTTGGACGTAACCTTGAAATCATCCGCCACGATGACTTCGAAATCCGCTACATTCGGCACGAAGGTGAAGTCAAGGACGCCAGCCTAGTAGTAAAGGCCTCTAGCGTTGTCTTGGCTACGAACCTCGCGGGGCGTGGCTGCGACTTCAAAACGGACCAATCGGTGGAGGAGAGGGGCGGTTTGCACGTCATTGTGGCCTTCCTACCGGCCAATCAGCGTGTGGAAGACCAGGCCTTCGGGCGGACGTCACGCAACGGAAATAGGGGAAGTGGGCAATTGATCGTGCGCGAGAGTGAGGCGAGTGGTGGGGGTTTGAAACAAACACGTGATCTACAAGAGAGGGGGCGACTAAAACACGTTCGTGACGTTTTAATCAAAGAAATCGTCTTCAAGGAGGACTTGATCGGGCGTTTTGCTGACTTGTACCTGAAACTGAAACGTGCCAAAGTGCTGGAAGGGGAGTTTTGCTACTTTTTGCAGGATTTGAAGGAGTTTTGGGCCTTTTGGTTGGATTCCCGCAACTTCCACATGATCACACAAAGTGTGGACGAAGTTTTTGGCGAGTTTTTGGGCGAAGCTGAGTATATTATTAAGGGAGAAGTTAAACATAATCCCTTTTATTCCATCGCATTGGCTGACCATTActtagaaaacaataaaaaagctaAGGCTAGAAGTGAGTTGCTCAAGGTGGTGTCAAGTGGTGCCAACCATACGGAATTGTTGGCTGGGGCCCACTTGAAAATGTTCGAACTGGCGATAGCTAGTGGGAACCAGACGTGGCACAAGATCAGGAAGGCGTTGGCTAAGGTTTTGTTTATTGACGTTCAGAAGAACACACTGTATAAGAAAAACGCCTTAAAACAGTTGGGGCACGCTAACGCGGCCATAACTACCGAGATTGATTTTATCGAAAGTTGGCTACAAAGTCCTGATTTTGAGCGAATCCTTCCAAaggataattttctaaaacaagTGAATTCAAGGTTGTATTGTTTGAAAATTCAGAAAGGGAATATTGAGGAGTTGGTGAAACAGATCGAAGAGGCTGGGGACGACGGGGTTGATTTTGGGGGGAAGGCGCAATCGACGGTTGGGAATTATCGAAAGATGGACAAAAGTTCTAAAGAAATCGTAG GTGAGACAGAGTTGAGTGAACTCCAAGCCGTTGGTATCGACGCTCTTTACACCCTTCGAACTGTCAAAGACGTCCCTGATTACGTCATCCATGCGGCTCAAGGTCAAATCGGTGCAGGAATTGCAGCTTTGGCCGCAGGACTTTTTTTCCCGCCCATTTTTCCAATCATGAGCCCACTTGGTGTAACCCTAATTTCCGAAGGGATAATAGACATTGTTTTCGCCCTTTTCGAGGACAATCCCGAGTTCAAGGACTTTATGAAGGGCAAAGCGGTGTCATACGGCATTGCCTTGGTTACTTTCGGCCTCAGCGCCATCGCCCAATCAATCAAAATCATAACCAAAGCTTTGAGCTTTTTCCGAAAGTTGGCAACTTTCCTACGCAAAAGCTCCTACTTGAAGGGCTTAAGTGCCAAGTTGGCCAAAGTTGTGGACAAGTTAGCGAACAAAATGGAGCGCCTACTAGATGTCGCCAAATTTAACAAACTGACAAGGAGTCAACAACTAAGCCAACTGAAAGAGTTGCAAAAAAGCGGCAAAGCTTTCGACCATTTGGGCGGTTTATCCAAGTTACAGAGTTtggaaaagttgcaaaaactGGGCAAATTGAAGGAACTGACCCGCAGCCAACTCCTGGTGCAGTTCGCCAAAGAGGTGGCGTGGAAAACGGCAGAAGAAGGCGGCAAACGTTTAttggaaaaatttgttattaaaccGTTTCTGGGCCGACTTTACGGCGACGTGATCGAAAAAATCAAGGCGTTTCTGGTCAAAAGTCTGAAACAATCGATTCAAGACAACGCCAACTTGCGCGAAAAACTCCGAACGActgataaaaaacaaattgacgAAACTTTggagcgctttattaaagaaGACGTcgttattgaaaaattgcgTGACTATCTTTTTGACAGTTTGGGAAAATTCAAAAGTACAAAGTTTCACGTTTTGATCCACGGAGTCAAGATGGCCGTGAATGTGGGCAAGATGGTTCACATCTGTACGAAATTTGCGGCAAATCTTGAAAAACAACTGAAAGGTGGGGACGCTGACAACAACGTTGATAagataattgataaaatttgcacaaAGTTGGTCGATGAGGTCTTGACGATTTGTTGGGACGTCCTGAAGGATAATGTCAAATTTGTATGGAAACATAAGGACGTTTTTGCAAGTAAACCGACTGATCTTGTCCTGAAACCGGCTGAAAAAACTGGAAATTCCTGGAAAGTTTTTGGGCTTGAACCAGGAGCGTCTCTTGATGAGGTTAAGACGCATTACAGGAAGATGGCGTTGGTTTTGCACCCCGATAAGAATTTGAACGATCCGACGGCCACTGAAAAGTTTCAGGAGTTTCAGAATGCTTACGAAGACATTCTGAAGACATTTTGA